One Owenweeksia hongkongensis DSM 17368 genomic region harbors:
- a CDS encoding PD-(D/E)XK nuclease family protein, with product MNISTLQTFLEQTPIPEIRATPKTFLGIARQPHYENVMSNIYAFFFDVNEEHGFGDLFVSSFLQLINSKVDPEKKVFAMSNGFTPRLEYGTKKGGRIDLLLHGEDVALIIENKVYHTLNNDLEDYWDTILSEDKYARENMCGIVLSLHPISNINHPEFVNITHIDFLKAVMKNLESNQMKDNEKYMFFLHDFYQNTLNLSNANMDKKNIGFYLKHMGQINQALIIKHEIKEFAVNKIEAAGHALEDIDMRIPRDGDQDRLRWYCSKHNENLAITVSFEELMTKGNLSLHVEMWHELKEDRKRYKDIIFTERDEKALLQSDFYTTKNPWYHFASTFIENISEDQFWDLDVTIQNKLSESKLLNIFRKIEEFLFTSNAQ from the coding sequence ATGAACATCTCAACCTTGCAAACATTTCTGGAACAAACCCCAATCCCAGAGATAAGAGCCACACCCAAAACTTTTTTGGGGATTGCCAGGCAGCCTCATTATGAGAATGTAATGTCTAACATATATGCTTTCTTCTTTGATGTAAATGAAGAGCACGGGTTCGGTGATTTGTTCGTTAGCTCGTTCTTGCAGCTTATCAATTCTAAAGTTGATCCAGAGAAAAAAGTCTTTGCAATGAGTAACGGTTTCACTCCAAGGTTAGAATATGGCACAAAAAAAGGCGGGAGAATAGATTTGTTGCTACACGGTGAAGATGTGGCTTTGATTATTGAAAATAAGGTTTACCACACCTTAAATAATGACCTTGAGGATTATTGGGATACTATACTTTCTGAAGACAAATATGCCAGAGAAAACATGTGCGGCATCGTGTTGTCACTGCATCCGATTTCAAATATCAATCATCCTGAATTTGTAAACATTACACATATTGACTTTTTGAAGGCTGTGATGAAAAACCTCGAGAGCAACCAAATGAAGGATAATGAGAAATACATGTTTTTCCTCCATGATTTCTACCAGAACACACTAAACCTTAGCAATGCTAATATGGACAAAAAAAATATTGGGTTCTATTTGAAGCACATGGGGCAAATAAATCAAGCCCTTATTATAAAGCATGAAATCAAAGAATTTGCTGTTAACAAGATTGAAGCTGCTGGCCATGCGCTAGAAGATATAGATATGCGCATCCCACGAGACGGAGATCAAGACCGGTTACGATGGTATTGCTCAAAACACAATGAAAACTTGGCAATTACAGTTTCCTTTGAAGAACTAATGACTAAAGGAAACCTTAGTTTGCATGTGGAAATGTGGCATGAACTCAAAGAAGATAGGAAACGTTACAAGGACATTATTTTTACTGAGAGAGACGAAAAAGCTCTTTTACAATCTGACTTCTATACCACAAAGAACCCATGGTATCATTTTGCTTCAACCTTTATTGAGAACATTTCGGAAGATCAATTCTGGGACCTGGATGTAACAATCCAAAACAAGCTGAGTGAGAGTAAATTGTTAAATATTTTTAGAAAAATTGAGGAGTTTCTATTTACCTCAAACGCCCAGTAA
- a CDS encoding type I restriction endonuclease subunit R has translation MKFNEAQLEQAFIDLLAQQGHTHLLGIEITRSPDEVLNVVALRNSLKTRYATEQITDVEIDGIVRQLQALPSSDLYESNKTFMHWLRDGFVVKREDRSQKDLFIQLVDFSNPENNTFQMVNQLEIQGFSLRIPDGILYINGLPLVVFELKTAIREEAVMHDAYVQLTTRYKRDIPELFKYNAFSVISDGVNSKAGSFFAPYEFYYAWRKITGNELEVDGIDAMHTLIQGMFDQERLLDIIHNFVYVPDTSRKEEKIVCRYPQYYAARKLYHNILEHRKPEGDGKGGTYFGATGCGKSYTMLFLTRLLMKSVEFASPTIVLITDRTDLDDQLAGQFTNAKGYIGDNSVSSVESREDLRQKLKGRNSGGVFLTTIHKFNEDTELLTDRTNVICISDEAHRSQVNLNQKVRVTEYGVKKSFGFAKHLHDSLPNATFVGFTGTPIDATMDVFGEIVDSYTMTESVKDDITVRIVYEGRAAKVLLNNYKIQEIESYYAQVAEDGANEYQVDESKKQMASMNAILSDPDVIRAKAKDFVQHYENRIAEGATLKGKAMIVCSKREIAFEMYKEIIALRPEWAEVKTHEEGAELSEKEKKEILPIERVKMVMTRGKDDPDEMYQALGTKDNRKELDRQFKNAKSNFKIAIVVDMWLTGFDVPFLDTMYIDKPIQRHSLIQTISRVNRKFEGKSKGLVVDYIGIKKQMNMALALYSKVDSQNFEDIQQSVVVVKDHLDLLEAIFHKFDYSKYFDGSPVEQLNTLNKAAEYIQATQDLEKRFMQLVKRIKAAYDICSGSESLSNKEKDHIYFYIAVRSIVFKLTKGEAPDTAQMNAKVREMIKDAIESEGVQEIFKLGEDEQKEVDIFDENYLAKIDKIKLPHTKIKLLQKLLAKAIDDFKKVNRIKGIDFSKQMQTIVDRYNERKESDVLRSEVLEDFTDEIIDLYHAMKKEKESFQGMGIDFEEKAFYDILKELANRYDFAYPEDKLIHLAKEVKNVVDDKAKYTDWSKRADIKAELKVDLIILLAENDYPPIDRDEVYKEIFEQAENFKKYS, from the coding sequence ATGAAATTCAACGAAGCCCAACTCGAACAAGCCTTTATTGACCTTCTTGCTCAGCAAGGTCACACTCACCTTTTGGGAATTGAGATTACTCGCAGCCCGGACGAGGTATTGAATGTTGTAGCACTCAGGAACTCACTAAAAACACGTTATGCTACAGAACAGATTACAGATGTCGAGATAGATGGTATTGTTCGCCAATTACAGGCTCTCCCCTCTTCTGATCTTTATGAAAGCAACAAAACCTTTATGCACTGGCTTCGCGATGGTTTTGTTGTGAAGCGTGAAGACCGCTCACAGAAGGATCTTTTTATCCAGCTGGTAGATTTCAGCAACCCTGAAAACAATACTTTCCAAATGGTAAACCAGTTGGAAATTCAAGGTTTTTCCTTAAGGATCCCGGATGGTATTTTATATATCAATGGTTTGCCGCTGGTAGTATTTGAGTTGAAGACGGCCATCAGAGAAGAAGCTGTAATGCATGATGCATACGTGCAATTGACTACTCGATATAAAAGGGATATTCCAGAGCTTTTCAAGTACAACGCCTTTTCTGTGATCAGTGATGGTGTAAACAGCAAAGCCGGATCCTTCTTTGCTCCTTACGAATTCTATTATGCCTGGCGTAAGATTACAGGCAATGAGCTGGAGGTAGACGGAATCGATGCCATGCATACTCTGATTCAGGGCATGTTTGATCAGGAGCGTTTGCTGGACATCATCCACAACTTCGTGTATGTGCCAGACACTTCCCGAAAGGAAGAGAAGATAGTCTGTCGATATCCACAGTATTATGCAGCTCGCAAGCTCTATCACAACATTTTAGAACACCGAAAGCCTGAAGGAGATGGTAAAGGGGGTACCTACTTTGGAGCGACAGGTTGCGGAAAAAGCTACACTATGCTTTTCCTTACGCGGCTTCTTATGAAAAGCGTGGAATTTGCCAGCCCCACCATTGTTCTGATTACCGATAGAACCGATTTGGACGATCAATTGGCTGGTCAATTCACAAATGCCAAGGGTTACATAGGAGACAATTCTGTAAGCAGTGTTGAAAGCCGTGAAGATCTTCGCCAAAAGCTAAAAGGAAGAAACAGTGGTGGTGTTTTCCTTACCACAATTCACAAGTTTAATGAAGATACAGAGCTCCTAACAGATAGAACCAATGTAATCTGTATTTCGGACGAAGCGCACCGTAGCCAGGTAAATCTAAACCAGAAGGTGCGAGTGACGGAATATGGGGTGAAGAAATCTTTTGGTTTTGCGAAACACTTACATGATTCCCTCCCCAACGCCACCTTTGTAGGCTTTACCGGAACTCCCATTGATGCCACTATGGATGTGTTTGGAGAAATTGTGGATTCCTACACCATGACCGAATCGGTAAAGGATGATATTACCGTTCGCATTGTTTATGAAGGACGCGCAGCCAAAGTTCTACTAAACAACTATAAGATTCAAGAAATAGAAAGCTACTATGCCCAAGTGGCTGAAGATGGAGCCAATGAATACCAAGTAGACGAAAGCAAAAAGCAAATGGCCAGTATGAATGCCATACTGAGTGATCCCGATGTAATTCGTGCTAAGGCAAAGGATTTTGTGCAGCACTATGAAAATAGAATTGCAGAAGGTGCCACCCTTAAGGGCAAAGCCATGATTGTGTGCAGTAAGCGCGAAATTGCCTTTGAAATGTATAAGGAGATTATTGCTTTGCGCCCTGAGTGGGCCGAAGTAAAAACACATGAGGAAGGTGCTGAGCTGTCCGAAAAGGAGAAAAAGGAAATACTCCCCATCGAAAGAGTAAAGATGGTAATGACCCGTGGCAAGGACGACCCTGATGAGATGTACCAGGCTTTGGGTACCAAAGATAACCGCAAAGAACTGGACAGGCAGTTTAAGAATGCCAAGAGCAACTTCAAGATTGCCATAGTTGTAGATATGTGGCTCACTGGTTTTGATGTTCCCTTTCTGGACACAATGTATATCGATAAGCCTATTCAAAGGCATAGCCTTATTCAAACTATTTCGCGGGTAAACCGAAAATTTGAAGGCAAATCGAAAGGACTGGTGGTGGATTACATTGGCATCAAAAAGCAAATGAACATGGCTTTGGCCCTTTACTCAAAAGTAGATAGCCAGAACTTTGAAGATATTCAGCAATCGGTCGTGGTGGTAAAAGATCACCTTGATCTACTGGAAGCTATCTTCCACAAGTTTGATTATTCCAAGTATTTTGATGGATCACCTGTGGAGCAGCTGAATACACTTAATAAGGCGGCAGAGTACATTCAAGCTACCCAGGATCTTGAGAAGCGCTTTATGCAATTGGTGAAGCGAATAAAAGCTGCTTATGATATTTGCTCGGGCAGTGAATCCTTATCCAATAAGGAAAAGGATCATATTTACTTCTACATTGCTGTTAGATCGATTGTATTCAAGCTTACGAAGGGAGAAGCTCCAGATACGGCTCAAATGAATGCCAAGGTGCGCGAAATGATTAAGGATGCTATTGAAAGTGAAGGCGTACAAGAAATTTTTAAGCTGGGGGAAGATGAACAGAAAGAAGTAGACATTTTTGACGAAAACTACCTCGCCAAGATTGACAAGATCAAATTGCCTCATACCAAGATTAAGCTTTTGCAAAAGCTCCTTGCCAAAGCCATTGATGATTTCAAGAAAGTGAACCGCATAAAGGGAATTGATTTCTCAAAACAGATGCAGACTATCGTGGATCGCTATAACGAACGTAAAGAATCTGATGTACTTCGTAGCGAGGTTTTAGAGGACTTCACCGATGAAATCATTGACCTGTACCATGCCATGAAAAAGGAAAAGGAATCATTTCAGGGCATGGGTATCGACTTTGAAGAAAAAGCCTTCTATGATATACTTAAAGAGTTAGCAAATCGATATGATTTTGCCTACCCAGAAGATAAACTCATTCATCTCGCCAAAGAAGTAAAGAATGTAGTGGATGATAAAGCTAAGTACACCGACTGGAGCAAAAGGGCCGACATCAAAGCTGAACTCAAAGTAGATCTCATAATCCTCTTAGCAGAAAACGACTACCCTCCGATAGATCGGGACGAAGTGTATAAAGAGATATTTGAACAGGCTGAGAATTTTAAGAAGTATTCGTAA
- a CDS encoding GYDIA family GHMP kinase, translated as MKYYAHGKLLLSGEYLVLKGARALAIPTRYGQSLSFSSGSENIRWQSFDCENKLWFEAIFGKNLDIISTNDTESAQFLQGILLKAVELKKQSLPCGKVEMHLEFPRNWGLGSSSTLTHLIAQWIEIDPYKLFFSTQNGSGYDIACATSTTPLVYTLNDGVPQTKTVDLSPAFERAFFIHLNKKQNSRPAVTNFLKKDITDNLISSISDITYKMISVQLEESLKQLMDHHEEIMSNILQTPTIKETLFKDFNGSIKSLGAWGGDFVMAIGENAPEYFKAKGFETIIPCGKMILK; from the coding sequence ATGAAATACTATGCTCATGGCAAGTTACTCCTTAGCGGAGAATATCTTGTACTAAAAGGAGCGCGGGCTTTGGCCATTCCAACACGCTATGGCCAAAGCTTGTCTTTTTCATCTGGAAGCGAAAATATTCGTTGGCAGAGTTTTGATTGTGAAAACAAACTTTGGTTTGAAGCTATTTTTGGTAAAAACCTGGATATAATAAGCACAAACGATACAGAGAGTGCCCAGTTTTTGCAAGGCATTCTTTTGAAAGCTGTAGAGCTAAAAAAGCAAAGCCTACCATGCGGAAAAGTAGAAATGCACCTGGAGTTCCCAAGAAATTGGGGGCTGGGTAGTAGCAGCACACTTACCCACCTTATTGCTCAATGGATTGAAATTGACCCTTATAAACTTTTCTTTTCTACCCAAAACGGTAGCGGGTATGACATAGCTTGTGCCACTTCTACAACTCCACTGGTTTATACTTTGAATGATGGAGTACCTCAGACCAAAACGGTTGATTTATCACCTGCATTTGAACGAGCTTTTTTCATCCATCTGAACAAAAAGCAAAACAGCAGACCTGCGGTAACTAATTTTCTAAAAAAGGATATTACTGATAATTTGATTTCAAGCATTTCAGATATTACTTATAAAATGATTTCAGTGCAACTTGAAGAAAGCCTGAAGCAACTAATGGATCATCATGAAGAAATTATGAGTAATATTCTTCAAACTCCCACTATCAAAGAAACTTTGTTCAAGGATTTTAATGGAAGTATTAAATCTCTTGGTGCCTGGGGTGGTGATTTTGTTATGGCCATTGGAGAAAATGCTCCCGAATATTTTAAAGCTAAAGGCTTCGAAACCATTATTCCTTGTGGTAAAATGATACTGAAATAA
- a CDS encoding nucleoside/nucleotide kinase family protein — MRKLSTLLFLISICFSLNAQTNLDKAKEQLHELKNGVLLVRLFTNDAKISGLEAAGKTSEANKTAQAQQRENKDILLSFSQVFQFCPVFFFYSDDSEYIRNGNFDGKIFDSSLTLVDPSEITGTVFTAEFSETENLGIEGLIIMDDQLFPLEAPFPFYQRKYTVFGVVSLTKSRMVHRLNNKLRDTYKLWFPEAK, encoded by the coding sequence ATGAGAAAACTCTCTACCCTCCTATTCCTAATTTCAATTTGCTTTTCACTTAATGCTCAAACCAATTTAGACAAAGCCAAAGAGCAATTGCACGAACTTAAAAATGGAGTTCTTCTAGTGCGATTATTTACTAATGATGCTAAGATATCTGGATTAGAAGCAGCTGGTAAAACAAGTGAAGCTAATAAAACTGCTCAGGCACAGCAGCGCGAAAACAAAGACATACTCTTATCCTTCTCACAAGTTTTTCAGTTTTGTCCGGTGTTTTTCTTTTATTCAGATGATTCCGAGTACATCCGAAATGGAAACTTTGATGGTAAAATATTTGACTCCTCTTTAACTTTAGTAGATCCTTCGGAAATAACAGGAACCGTATTTACCGCTGAATTTTCAGAAACTGAAAACCTAGGAATTGAAGGACTTATAATAATGGATGATCAACTTTTTCCTCTTGAAGCTCCATTTCCCTTTTATCAAAGAAAGTACACCGTTTTTGGCGTTGTAAGTCTCACCAAGTCTAGAATGGTTCATAGACTAAATAATAAACTTAGAGACACTTATAAGCTTTGGTTTCCAGAAGCAAAATAG
- a CDS encoding hydroxymethylglutaryl-CoA reductase, degradative produces MTNPIKGFSKLSKQGKIEWIVDQYFQDKEGAVELLQSYWHDDQKVQKLHDEFIENTVSNFYTPYGVAPNFLIDGKLYAIPFAIEESSVVAAAAKSASFWLERGGFKTTIISTTKIGHVHFMYDDDVEKLRTFIEEIKDRFYTDTASITANMQARGGGILDIKLVDKSDQLENYFQLEARFETCDSMGANFINSCLEQFAQTFTAAIADDSRFSESEKAVQIVMCILSNYTPECVVRSEVSCPIEQLTDGSGISPEEFAQKFSRAVKIAEIEPYRATTHNKGIMNGIDAVVIATGNDFRAIEAACHTYASRNGQYSSLTHCEVKDGIFRFWIDAPMALGTVGGLTTLHPMVKFSLELLGKPSAYELMSIIASSGLAQNFAALRALTTTGIQKGHMKMHLLNILNQLEATNEEKEIIVDHFKHNTVSHSAAVKKFCEVRGIKSPEEIKKA; encoded by the coding sequence ATGACAAATCCCATAAAAGGCTTTTCGAAACTTTCTAAGCAAGGTAAAATTGAATGGATTGTAGATCAATACTTTCAAGATAAAGAAGGCGCAGTAGAACTTTTGCAAAGCTATTGGCATGATGACCAAAAGGTTCAAAAGCTTCACGATGAGTTTATTGAAAACACTGTTTCAAACTTTTATACTCCTTATGGTGTAGCTCCTAACTTTTTGATTGATGGCAAATTGTATGCTATTCCTTTTGCCATTGAAGAAAGCTCAGTAGTAGCGGCTGCCGCCAAAAGTGCTAGTTTTTGGCTAGAGCGTGGAGGGTTTAAAACCACCATTATTTCTACTACCAAAATTGGCCATGTACATTTTATGTATGATGATGATGTGGAAAAACTGAGAACCTTTATTGAAGAAATAAAAGACCGCTTTTATACAGACACCGCTAGCATCACTGCTAATATGCAAGCCCGTGGTGGTGGTATTTTAGATATAAAATTGGTAGACAAAAGTGACCAACTGGAAAATTACTTTCAGCTTGAAGCACGATTTGAAACCTGTGACTCGATGGGGGCGAATTTTATAAACTCTTGTCTGGAGCAGTTTGCACAAACCTTTACCGCAGCTATTGCTGATGATTCACGTTTTAGCGAAAGCGAAAAAGCCGTGCAGATAGTAATGTGTATACTTTCCAACTACACTCCTGAATGTGTGGTTCGTTCAGAGGTTTCATGCCCTATCGAGCAACTTACCGATGGCTCGGGAATTAGCCCTGAAGAGTTTGCTCAAAAGTTTAGTCGTGCCGTAAAGATTGCTGAGATAGAACCCTACCGTGCCACCACCCACAACAAGGGAATCATGAACGGAATTGATGCCGTAGTAATTGCCACAGGAAATGACTTTAGAGCAATCGAAGCAGCTTGTCACACCTATGCTTCACGCAATGGACAATACAGCAGCCTTACCCACTGTGAGGTAAAAGATGGAATTTTCCGCTTTTGGATTGATGCGCCCATGGCCCTCGGCACCGTTGGTGGGCTTACCACTCTTCATCCCATGGTTAAGTTTTCACTTGAACTATTAGGAAAACCTTCAGCTTACGAATTGATGTCAATTATTGCTAGTTCTGGCTTGGCGCAAAACTTTGCCGCACTTCGCGCATTGACAACTACCGGAATTCAAAAAGGACACATGAAAATGCACCTTTTGAATATTCTAAACCAATTGGAAGCGACCAATGAAGAAAAGGAAATCATTGTAGATCATTTTAAGCACAATACGGTTTCGCACAGTGCGGCAGTAAAAAAATTCTGTGAAGTACGCGGCATCAAAAGTCCTGAAGAGATAAAGAAAGCCTAG